From Mobula hypostoma chromosome 8, sMobHyp1.1, whole genome shotgun sequence, the proteins below share one genomic window:
- the LOC134350904 gene encoding histone-lysine N-methyltransferase PRDM9-like, which yields MYQSQNSWDGEAEGVSPIYMNQVVQMRSGCLIFPKSHKVTPHSDKDKREDLSEVTEEHGSMKEDPIFVKQIKRAADSAGSQPQGRSSSSACWCGNGDSCTAYRMGAVSTKNMFGSTNDKSTKVSEKRQYDLRKKEKKNYIEEQELRDDDYLFCEACETFFIEECPVHGPPIFMKDTVVDFNQPDRARLTLPEGLYIAPSKIQKAGLGVWNEGKLIPRGVHFGPYEGEVSSEEAAAVSGYSWVISKANNNLEYIDAQDEAKSNWMRFVNCARKEEEQNLVAFQHCENIYYRTCKPVPAHCELLVWYGDDYAKELGITWTSMWMSNQEAKLSHQVTQSDCYPCPPCNIAFTTTDFLKRHLRRHAAASRPTSTGEPSSSNVNQDGQSPMSKRRQDPFTLSDRKRTFAKSDYPQVGKKERQHECPDCGKSFTQAGSLHQHQRTHTGERPYKCSECGKSFTVSGHLHQHQRTHTGERPYKCSECGKSFTQAGHLHQHQRTHTGERPYKCSECGKGFTQAGHLHLHQRTHTGERPYKCSECGKSFTRAGNLHQHQLTHTGERSYKCSECGKSFTRAGNFHQHQLTHTGERPYKCSECGKRFTQAGNLHRHQRTHTGERPYKCSECGKSFTVPGDLHRHQRTHTGERPYKCSECGKNFTRAGNLHRHQRTHTGERPYKCSECGMGFTESGSLQQHQRTHTGERPYKCSECGKSFAHLHQQKSHTCVETCHTCGNVFRDSSAFTIRVRSCIEQ from the exons ATGTACCAAAGCCAGAATTCATGGGACGGCGAAGCAGAGGGTGTCAGCCCCATTTATATGAATCAAGTGGTTCAGATGAGGAGCGGATGCCTAATCTTTCCAAAAAGTCACAAA GTCACACCCCATTCAGACAAAGACAAACGTGAAGATTTGAGTGAAGTCACTGAGGAACATGGCTCAATGAAGGAAGATCCCATTTTCGTGAAACAAATCAAAAGAGCAGCAG attcagcagggtcacagcctcagggaagaagctcttcctctgcctgctggtgcgggaacggAGACTCCTGTactgcctaccggatgggag CTGTCTCCACCAAAAATATGTTTGGATCAACAAATGATAAGTCAACCAAAGTGTCTGAGAAAAGACAATATGATTTAcgaaagaaagagaagaaaaattaCATTGAGGAACAAGAGCTTCGTGATGACGACTACCTTT TTTGTGAAGCCTGCGAGACGTTTTTTATTGAAGAATGCCCTGTGCATGGTCCACCCATCTTTATGAAGGACACTGTTGTGGATTTCAATCAACCAGACAGAGCACGTTTAACTCTTCCTGAGGGTCTCTACATAGCCCCATCAAAAATTCAGAAAGCTGGTCTGGGTGTCTGGAATGAAGGGAAGCTTATTCCCAGGGGTGTTCATTTTGGACCATATGAAGGGGAGGTTTCTAGTGAAGAAGCAGCTGCTGTCAGTGGATATTCATGGGTG ATCAGCAAGGCAAACAATAACCTTGAGTACATAGATGCCCAGGATGAAGCGAAATCAAACTGGATGAG GTTTGTGAACTGTgccagaaaggaggaggaacagaaCCTGGTTGCCTTCCAGCACTGTGAAAACATTTACTACAGGACGTGTAAGCCAGTTCCTGCTCACTGTGAGTTACTGGTCTGGTACGGTGATGATTATGCCAAGGAGCTGGGAATCACTTGGACCTCCATGTGGATGTCAAATCAGGAAGCAAAAT tatcACATCAAGTGACCCAGAGTGACTGTTATCCTTGCCCTCCctgcaacattgcatttaccacaACAGATTTCCTTAAACGGCATTTGAGACGACACGCTGCAGCGTCCAGACCAACATCAACTGGAGAACCATCGTCCTCCAATGTAAACCAAGATGGTCAGAGTCCAATGTCGAAACGTAGGCAGGATCCATTCACACTATCCgatagaaagaggacatttgcCAAGTCAGATTACCCTCAAGTTGGCAAAAAGGAGAGACAGCATGAATGTCCGGACTGTGGGAAGAGTTTCACACAGGCAGGGAGCCTCCACCAACACCAGCGGACCCACACCGGAGAGAGGCCGTATAAATGTTCCGAATGTGGGAAGAGTTTCACAGTGTCAGGCCATCTCCACCAACACCAGCGGACCCACACCGGAGAGAGGCCGTATAAATGTTCCGAATGTGGGAAGAGTTTCACACAGGCAGGGCACCTCCATCAACACCAGCGGACCCACACCGGAGAGAGGCCGTATAAATGTTCCGAATGTGGGAAGGGTTTCACACAGGCAGGGCACCTCCACCTACACCAGCGGACCCACACCGGAGAGAGGCCGTATAAATGTTCCGAATGTGGGAAGAGTTTCACACGGGCAGGAAACCTCCATCAACACCAGCTGACCCACACCGGAGAGAGATCGTATAAATGTTCCGAATGTGGGAAGAGTTTCACACGGGCAGGAAACTTCCATCAACACCAGCTGACCCACACCGGAGAGAGGCCGTATAAATGTTCCGAATGTGGGAAGCGTTTCACACAGGCAGGAAACCTCCACCGACACCAGCGGACCCACACCGGAGAGAGGCCGTATAAATGTTCCGAATGTGGGAAGAGTTTCACGGTGCCAGGGGACCTCCACCGACACCAGCGGACCCACACCGGAGAGAGGCCGTATAAATGTTCCGAATGTGGGAAGAATTTCACACGGGCAGGAAACCTCCACCGTCACCAGCGGACCCACACCGGAGAGAGGCCGTATAAATGTTCCGAATGTGGGATGGGTTTCACAGAATCAGGGAGCCTCCAGCAACACCAGCGGACCCACACCGGAGAGAGGCCGTATAAATGTTCCGAATGTGGGAAGAGCTTTGCTCATCTTCACCAGCAGAAATCTCACACTTGTGTTGAAACTTGTCACACGTGTGGGAATGTCTTCAGGGATTCATCAGCTTTCACAATTCGTGTGAGAAGTTGTATCGAACAATAA